From the Acidicapsa ligni genome, one window contains:
- a CDS encoding ribonucleoside-diphosphate reductase subunit alpha translates to MATIESALSASLHQSSLSDLDPNFPPADPTPQMQVRKRNGGLEPVDVNKIVRAVERCCHGLPHVDPIRVASKTIGGLFDGASTRELDSISIQTAASLIAEEPEYSRLAARLLLATISKEVAGQNIYSFSQSVEIGSREGVVSKEAWEFVNANARKLNSAIDDRLSDRFEYFGLRTVYDRYLLRHPITRQVTETPQYFFMRVAAGLSTRVNEAVDFYNLLASHDYLPSSPTLFNSGTKHSQMSSCYLIDSPLDSLDSIYDVYKQIALLSKFSGGIGLAFHRIRSEGSLIRATNGLSNGIVPWLRTLDASVAAVNQGGKRKGAACVYLEPWHADVESFLEMRDNTGDAARRTYNLNLANWIPDLFMRRSDEDGMWSLFDPKDVPQLTDLYGEAFEKAYIEAEQKQLYKRQIKARDLYARMMRTLAETGNGWMVFKDACNIKCNQTGHPGNTVHLSNLCTEITEVTSHEETAVCNLGSINLGRHLTDGKFDFDKLAATVRHAVPMLDRVIDINYYPVSQAAVSNSRWRPVGLGVMGLQDVFFQLRWAFDSIEARELSAKIQEEIYFHAISASCDLAEKDGPHAAFNETRAAHGEFQFDLWGVTPKDTARWDALRLRMKTVGMRNSLMIAIAPTATIASIVGCYECIEPQISNMFKRETLSGEFMQINKYLVNELKALGLWSEEMRTRIKLAEGSIQKIDEITDELKLIYRTVWEVPMRSLIDMAADRGAFIDQSQSLNLFAESPNIGRLSSMYMYAWKKGIKTTYYLRSRPATKIAKTTVAIANRAVDTIQAVACSLDNPESCEACQ, encoded by the coding sequence ATGGCCACGATTGAATCTGCTCTCTCAGCCTCGCTCCACCAGTCGTCGCTATCTGACCTCGACCCGAATTTTCCTCCAGCCGACCCAACTCCCCAGATGCAGGTCCGCAAGCGCAACGGCGGCCTCGAACCCGTTGATGTCAACAAGATCGTCCGCGCTGTCGAGCGCTGCTGCCACGGTCTTCCTCACGTCGATCCGATCCGCGTCGCCAGCAAGACTATCGGTGGCCTCTTCGACGGAGCCAGCACCCGCGAACTCGATTCCATTTCGATCCAGACCGCAGCCTCTCTGATTGCCGAGGAGCCGGAATACTCGCGCCTGGCTGCACGTCTACTCCTCGCGACCATCTCGAAGGAAGTTGCCGGGCAGAATATCTACTCCTTTTCGCAGTCGGTCGAGATTGGCAGCCGCGAGGGCGTCGTCTCCAAGGAAGCATGGGAGTTCGTTAACGCCAATGCGCGCAAGCTGAACTCGGCCATCGATGACCGCCTATCCGACCGCTTTGAGTACTTCGGCCTGCGCACTGTTTACGACAGGTACCTGCTTCGTCACCCAATCACCCGCCAGGTCACGGAGACGCCGCAGTACTTTTTCATGCGCGTTGCTGCCGGGCTTTCCACACGCGTGAATGAAGCTGTGGATTTCTACAATCTCCTCGCCTCGCACGATTATCTGCCCAGCTCGCCGACGCTCTTCAATAGCGGCACGAAGCACAGCCAGATGTCGAGCTGCTACCTCATCGACTCGCCGCTCGATTCGCTTGATTCGATTTATGACGTCTATAAACAGATTGCATTGCTGTCGAAGTTCTCCGGCGGCATCGGCCTTGCTTTCCATCGCATTCGCAGCGAAGGTTCGCTGATCCGCGCCACCAATGGTCTTTCAAACGGCATCGTTCCCTGGCTGCGTACGCTGGATGCGTCCGTTGCCGCAGTCAATCAGGGCGGCAAGCGCAAGGGTGCTGCCTGCGTTTATCTCGAGCCCTGGCATGCCGATGTCGAGTCCTTCCTTGAGATGCGCGATAACACCGGCGATGCAGCACGCCGCACCTACAATCTCAATCTCGCTAACTGGATTCCCGATCTCTTTATGCGCCGCTCCGATGAGGACGGCATGTGGTCGCTCTTCGATCCCAAGGACGTGCCGCAGCTCACCGACCTCTATGGTGAAGCCTTTGAAAAGGCCTACATTGAGGCCGAACAGAAACAGCTCTACAAGCGCCAGATCAAGGCCCGCGACCTCTACGCCCGCATGATGCGTACGCTTGCCGAGACCGGCAATGGCTGGATGGTCTTCAAGGATGCCTGCAACATAAAGTGCAACCAGACCGGCCATCCCGGCAACACGGTGCATCTCTCTAATCTCTGCACCGAGATCACCGAGGTTACGTCGCACGAAGAGACAGCCGTCTGCAATCTCGGCAGCATCAACCTTGGCCGTCACCTGACGGATGGCAAGTTCGATTTCGATAAGCTTGCGGCCACAGTTCGCCACGCTGTACCTATGCTCGACCGCGTCATCGACATTAACTACTACCCGGTTTCGCAGGCTGCCGTATCGAACTCGCGCTGGCGTCCAGTGGGCCTTGGCGTCATGGGCCTTCAAGATGTCTTCTTCCAACTGCGCTGGGCCTTTGACTCGATAGAAGCCCGCGAGCTCTCAGCCAAGATCCAGGAAGAGATTTATTTCCACGCTATCTCGGCCTCGTGCGATCTGGCCGAGAAAGATGGACCGCATGCGGCCTTCAACGAAACTCGCGCCGCGCATGGTGAATTCCAGTTCGATCTCTGGGGCGTTACGCCAAAGGACACTGCGCGCTGGGATGCTCTGCGTCTTCGCATGAAGACTGTGGGCATGCGCAACTCGCTCATGATCGCCATTGCACCGACTGCAACCATTGCGTCCATCGTGGGCTGCTATGAGTGCATCGAGCCGCAGATTTCCAACATGTTCAAGCGCGAGACATTGTCGGGCGAGTTCATGCAGATCAACAAGTACCTCGTGAACGAACTCAAGGCCCTCGGCCTGTGGTCTGAAGAGATGCGCACCCGCATCAAGCTTGCCGAAGGCTCCATTCAGAAAATCGATGAGATCACCGACGAACTCAAATTGATTTACCGCACCGTGTGGGAAGTTCCCATGCGTTCGCTCATCGACATGGCCGCCGATCGCGGAGCTTTTATCGACCAGAGCCAATCGCTGAACCTCTTCGCTGAATCGCCCAATATCGGTCGTCTCAGCAGCATGTATATGTATGCATGGAAGAAGGGAATCAAGACCACTTACTACCTGCGTTCGAGACCTGCAACAAAAATTGCCAAGACCACAGTAGCCATAGCCAACCGCGCAGTCGATACGATCCAAGCTGTAGCCTGCTCGTTAGACAATCCTGAGTCCTGCGAAGCCTGCCAGTAA
- a CDS encoding RNA polymerase sigma factor, which translates to MREQLSWQPDFEQLVDEHQSMVFSLAWRMTGDRGMAEEVAQDVLLELDRNLRKLSSADHVRFWLRKVTVHRSTDALRRRNTREPGWDEGFWVELEERHGLVESDEGSAMSMRIEELMASLPESQRAALILRYQEDLTPEEIAATLKAPVATIKSQLQRGLKLLRLRASNYLKEYVRGT; encoded by the coding sequence ATGAGAGAGCAATTGAGCTGGCAGCCGGACTTCGAGCAACTCGTAGACGAGCACCAGTCGATGGTTTTTTCGTTGGCATGGCGAATGACAGGCGATCGCGGAATGGCCGAAGAGGTGGCGCAGGATGTGCTCCTTGAACTGGACCGCAATCTTCGTAAGCTTAGCTCTGCCGATCATGTGCGCTTCTGGCTGCGAAAGGTTACAGTGCATCGCTCGACGGATGCGCTGCGACGCAGGAACACGAGGGAGCCTGGATGGGATGAAGGCTTCTGGGTTGAACTTGAGGAACGGCATGGGCTGGTCGAATCCGATGAAGGATCTGCAATGTCCATGCGCATTGAGGAATTGATGGCAAGTTTGCCGGAATCACAGCGGGCGGCGCTGATTCTTCGCTACCAGGAAGACCTGACGCCGGAGGAAATTGCAGCGACGTTGAAGGCTCCGGTAGCGACGATAAAGAGCCAGTTGCAGAGAGGTTTGAAGCTGCTGCGGCTGCGAGCCAGCAATTACCTGAAGGAGTATGTCCGTGGAACATAA
- a CDS encoding DUF4252 domain-containing protein gives MKTRMKKMGIWVGVLAVGILGAASVYGQDELPAPSPIEKSLASRAIHTTEVTLDKNMLAFAAKFMDDKNGDKDDKAAHDMIQNLKGVYVREYEFDKDHSYTAEELDGLRKYFEHSDWSPMVHERTKGVAEGTDVFVKLVNGQMQGLFVLDAEAKELSLVLILGPIDIDKISSLGGTFGIPKDAVKKAQKDVSK, from the coding sequence ATGAAGACGAGAATGAAAAAGATGGGGATCTGGGTGGGGGTTTTGGCAGTTGGAATTCTGGGTGCAGCAAGTGTGTACGGGCAGGATGAGTTGCCCGCTCCTTCGCCGATTGAGAAGTCGCTGGCATCGCGTGCAATACACACAACCGAGGTAACCCTGGATAAAAACATGCTGGCGTTTGCGGCGAAATTCATGGACGACAAGAACGGCGATAAGGACGACAAAGCTGCCCACGACATGATCCAAAACCTGAAGGGCGTCTATGTGCGGGAGTATGAGTTCGACAAGGATCACTCATATACCGCCGAGGAGCTCGACGGATTGCGAAAGTATTTCGAGCACTCCGACTGGTCTCCGATGGTGCATGAACGAACCAAGGGAGTTGCCGAAGGCACGGATGTTTTCGTGAAGCTGGTAAATGGGCAGATGCAGGGGCTGTTTGTTCTGGACGCTGAGGCAAAAGAGCTGTCGCTGGTGCTGATTCTGGGACCGATCGACATAGACAAGATCAGTAGCCTCGGCGGAACGTTTGGCATTCCGAAAGACGCCGTGAAGAAGGCGCAGAAGGATGTGAGCAAATGA
- a CDS encoding glutamate--tRNA ligase family protein, with the protein MALVTGSNSVEGYRGRLAPSPTGLLHIGHARTFWTAYSRARAAQGTLVMRMDDLDQERSKPEFAEAAIEDLRWLGIRWQEGPGRLERSSKSEGSDKSGGLYAPYLQSKRHSFYRSAWQKLLRWGYLYPCRCTRKELAAIASAPHEGSQAAGVTQFAGVDDEPIYPGTCRHLASETAQLPGPTATSYGPQQANWRFRVPDGLAVEFNDQHLGPQRFVAGVDFGDFLVWRRDNTPSYQLACAVDDAAMEITEVVRGADLLKSTARQILILKALGFAAPSWYHCTLVADHNGQRLAKRHDALALRALRQRGLTPMNIFSAELPVMA; encoded by the coding sequence GTGGCATTGGTAACAGGCTCCAATTCGGTTGAGGGGTATCGGGGCAGGCTGGCGCCTTCGCCGACCGGTCTGCTCCATATCGGCCATGCGCGAACCTTCTGGACAGCGTACAGCCGCGCCAGGGCGGCTCAGGGCACGCTCGTAATGCGCATGGACGACCTGGACCAGGAGCGCAGCAAGCCGGAGTTTGCTGAGGCAGCCATCGAAGACCTGCGCTGGCTGGGAATTCGCTGGCAGGAAGGGCCGGGCAGGCTTGAACGCTCCAGCAAGTCCGAGGGCTCGGACAAATCCGGCGGCCTATATGCGCCTTACCTGCAAAGCAAGCGGCACAGTTTTTATCGAAGCGCGTGGCAAAAGCTGCTGCGATGGGGATATCTCTACCCCTGCCGATGCACGCGAAAAGAGCTTGCAGCAATCGCTTCTGCTCCGCATGAAGGCTCCCAAGCCGCTGGCGTGACTCAGTTCGCTGGTGTGGATGACGAGCCCATCTATCCAGGAACCTGTCGGCATCTGGCAAGCGAAACGGCGCAGCTACCGGGACCGACAGCCACGAGTTATGGACCCCAGCAGGCGAACTGGCGCTTTCGCGTACCGGACGGCCTGGCCGTCGAATTCAACGATCAGCACCTCGGCCCGCAGCGGTTTGTAGCAGGAGTGGACTTTGGAGATTTCCTGGTCTGGCGACGAGATAACACGCCAAGCTACCAATTAGCCTGCGCAGTCGATGATGCCGCAATGGAGATCACCGAAGTCGTTCGCGGGGCAGACCTGCTGAAGTCTACAGCGCGGCAGATTTTGATTTTGAAGGCGCTGGGATTCGCCGCCCCCAGTTGGTACCACTGCACCCTGGTCGCCGACCACAATGGGCAACGGCTGGCCAAGCGCCATGACGCACTGGCCCTGCGCGCACTCCGCCAACGTGGACTGACTCCGATGAATATCTTCTCGGCCGAGTTGCCGGTCATGGCATAG
- a CDS encoding alpha-amylase domain-containing protein — protein sequence MAVMMQAFYWDAPILEKQEHNWWNFVAEHVEALGKSRFNALWLPPVSKAADSRGNGYDPYDYWDLGDYDQKGGVKTLYGNRAELEALLKKAHENNLGLYADMVINHNSGADEEEVNPLDGQKRWTKFNPKSGSFPRDWNCFHPSRYEQVMVEGENFAGFPHLCHRNPDVYKAMFEYARFLIEELGFDGFRFDFAKGFGAWMIGILSKYRYVKNGEEFTPFVVAELWSGSEEIGAWIDRVNGMTDNQIMAFDFPLRYKLKDVCDTPNYDLRGLTDNGSVVTARPMHAATFVDNHDMGGNAIVNDKMLAYSFILVHEGYPCIFWYDYYNNGLGRGGTPNGIDALIAVHHDNAGGDSQILHADPDLYIMQRVGYKSDMVNQPGLIYVLNNLGDKWSGTSVKTQWPNQKFRPAAWDGHDSAHPDERTTDADGNAEFPAPPRGYAVYVPVFE from the coding sequence ATGGCAGTCATGATGCAGGCCTTTTATTGGGATGCCCCCATTCTGGAAAAGCAGGAGCATAACTGGTGGAACTTTGTCGCCGAGCATGTTGAGGCGCTGGGTAAGTCCCGCTTCAACGCGTTGTGGCTGCCGCCTGTTTCGAAGGCCGCCGATTCTCGTGGCAACGGCTACGACCCGTATGACTACTGGGATCTTGGCGACTACGACCAGAAGGGGGGAGTGAAGACCCTTTACGGCAATCGCGCCGAGCTCGAAGCTCTCCTCAAAAAGGCTCACGAAAATAATCTCGGCCTCTACGCCGACATGGTGATCAATCACAACTCGGGCGCAGATGAAGAAGAGGTCAATCCTCTGGATGGCCAGAAGCGCTGGACAAAATTTAATCCCAAGAGCGGCTCATTTCCTCGCGACTGGAACTGCTTTCACCCCAGCCGCTACGAACAGGTTATGGTCGAGGGCGAAAACTTCGCGGGCTTTCCTCATCTCTGCCATCGCAATCCGGATGTCTACAAAGCGATGTTTGAATATGCCCGTTTTCTCATTGAGGAGCTGGGCTTCGACGGCTTTCGCTTTGACTTCGCCAAGGGCTTCGGCGCATGGATGATCGGCATTCTCTCGAAGTATCGCTACGTCAAAAATGGCGAGGAGTTCACCCCTTTTGTCGTAGCGGAACTATGGTCTGGATCGGAGGAGATCGGCGCATGGATTGACCGCGTCAACGGCATGACGGACAACCAGATCATGGCCTTTGATTTTCCTCTTCGCTACAAGCTCAAGGATGTCTGCGACACGCCCAACTACGATCTGCGCGGCCTTACCGACAATGGCTCCGTCGTTACTGCCCGGCCCATGCATGCTGCGACTTTTGTCGATAACCATGACATGGGGGGCAACGCTATTGTGAACGACAAGATGCTTGCTTACTCCTTCATCCTTGTCCATGAAGGCTATCCGTGCATCTTCTGGTACGACTATTACAACAACGGGCTTGGCCGAGGCGGCACACCGAACGGCATCGATGCACTTATCGCTGTTCACCATGACAACGCCGGTGGCGACTCGCAGATTCTGCATGCCGATCCCGATCTCTACATCATGCAACGCGTCGGCTATAAGTCCGATATGGTGAATCAACCGGGCTTGATCTATGTGCTGAATAACCTGGGCGATAAGTGGAGCGGCACCAGCGTCAAGACGCAATGGCCCAATCAAAAATTCCGCCCCGCAGCGTGGGACGGCCACGATTCAGCGCATCCAGACGAACGTACGACCGATGCCGATGGGAATGCTGAGTTTCCAGCTCCACCTAGAGGCTATGCCGTCTACGTGCCTGTATTCGAATAA
- a CDS encoding carboxypeptidase-like regulatory domain-containing protein, protein MNARKASWIAGGLMAAAALGLLPTGVPGTAARFSSQIGLQVANAQNFSQRIVQGKVIDDTDTLVGGATVFLKNVKTRNVRSFTSVANGSFRFAQVGMVDDYEVWAEHGKKKSAVRTISSFDSRKQVEFELKLK, encoded by the coding sequence TTGAACGCACGCAAAGCAAGTTGGATAGCCGGTGGCTTGATGGCCGCCGCAGCCCTCGGTCTGCTCCCTACGGGAGTTCCTGGCACAGCGGCTCGTTTCAGTTCGCAGATCGGCCTGCAGGTAGCGAATGCGCAGAACTTTAGCCAGCGCATTGTTCAGGGCAAAGTTATCGACGACACCGATACGCTTGTCGGCGGGGCAACCGTCTTCCTCAAAAATGTGAAGACGCGCAACGTGAGAAGCTTTACCAGCGTTGCCAACGGCTCTTTCCGCTTTGCGCAGGTGGGCATGGTCGATGACTATGAAGTCTGGGCCGAACACGGCAAGAAGAAAAGCGCCGTGAGAACGATCAGCTCCTTCGATTCTCGCAAACAGGTGGAGTTTGAGCTGAAGCTCAAGTAA
- a CDS encoding M20/M25/M40 family metallo-hydrolase, with translation MNLRDLLVPMIVPFLLAATVVSAQSSPAKPDYQLHGAALAPAPADPAITAALDQISDARIRQTIEKLVGFGTRNTLSSMETDLPPGQGVTAAADWIFAQFEEISKECNGCLEVKRDTFTNPVADRIPKPTTITNVYAILRGKDPAQAKRMYLVTGHYDSRNSNTADDHGTAPGANDDASGVAVSLESARVLSKLSLPASLVFVAVAGEEQGLNGSTHLAQLAKSEGWKLEGVLNNDIVGGNTTPGDTLQRKDVVRVFSEGIASAATPEQIRRVRALGLFDDAPSRQLARAMADAGRTYFLGTAPGSGTTPSFAAFLVARPDRYLRGGDHTSFNKEGFSAVRVTEWREDFNHQHQDIRVEAGVQYGDLLKYVDYGYVAKVARLNAATLATLAASPGIVTEVKLVLDRLDNNTTIHWKAPEGTSENGASAAGTKAGLHYELLWRETTAADWQYVLEILAPPGAEPVTVTVPISKDNVIFGVRAVDASGHRGLVVTP, from the coding sequence ATGAATTTGCGTGACTTGCTGGTACCCATGATCGTTCCTTTTTTGCTGGCCGCAACAGTCGTTTCGGCGCAGTCCAGCCCTGCCAAACCGGATTACCAGTTGCATGGCGCAGCCCTTGCTCCCGCCCCTGCAGACCCGGCGATTACCGCGGCGCTGGACCAGATCTCCGATGCCCGCATTCGTCAGACGATTGAGAAGCTGGTTGGTTTTGGAACACGCAATACCCTTTCAAGCATGGAGACCGATTTGCCGCCCGGCCAGGGCGTAACGGCAGCCGCGGACTGGATCTTTGCGCAGTTCGAGGAGATCTCAAAAGAGTGCAACGGGTGCCTCGAAGTAAAGCGCGATACCTTCACCAATCCCGTAGCCGACCGGATCCCCAAACCGACGACGATCACCAATGTATACGCCATTCTGCGCGGAAAAGACCCGGCCCAGGCGAAGCGGATGTACCTGGTAACCGGGCATTACGACTCGCGCAACTCGAATACAGCGGACGATCACGGTACCGCTCCAGGCGCGAACGACGATGCCTCCGGCGTAGCCGTTTCGCTGGAGTCGGCGCGTGTGCTGAGCAAGCTGAGCCTGCCCGCATCGCTGGTATTTGTAGCCGTAGCTGGCGAAGAACAAGGCTTGAACGGCTCAACCCATCTCGCGCAACTGGCCAAAAGCGAGGGCTGGAAGCTGGAAGGCGTGTTGAATAACGACATTGTCGGCGGCAACACGACGCCCGGAGACACCTTGCAGCGCAAGGATGTGGTCCGCGTGTTTTCCGAGGGAATTGCCTCGGCAGCAACTCCGGAACAGATTCGCCGAGTGCGCGCACTGGGGCTTTTTGACGATGCTCCAAGCCGCCAGCTGGCGCGCGCAATGGCAGACGCAGGGCGCACCTACTTCCTCGGAACCGCTCCCGGCTCTGGAACGACGCCTTCGTTTGCCGCTTTCCTCGTAGCGCGGCCAGACCGTTATCTGCGCGGCGGCGATCATACAAGCTTCAACAAGGAAGGCTTCTCCGCCGTCCGCGTGACGGAGTGGCGCGAGGACTTCAACCATCAGCACCAGGACATCCGCGTCGAAGCTGGAGTGCAATATGGAGATCTCCTGAAGTATGTCGACTACGGCTACGTTGCAAAAGTGGCCCGGCTCAACGCAGCCACGCTCGCGACACTGGCCGCTTCCCCTGGAATCGTGACCGAGGTAAAGCTCGTATTGGACCGGCTCGACAACAATACGACGATTCACTGGAAGGCCCCCGAAGGCACCAGCGAAAACGGAGCCAGCGCCGCCGGAACGAAAGCCGGTCTGCATTACGAGCTACTCTGGCGAGAAACGACTGCCGCTGACTGGCAGTATGTGCTGGAGATTCTGGCACCACCAGGAGCCGAACCGGTGACAGTCACCGTTCCGATTTCAAAGGACAATGTAATCTTTGGCGTGCGCGCGGTGGATGCGTCCGGACATCGCGGACTGGTTGTTACCCCTTAA
- a CDS encoding rhomboid family intramembrane serine protease codes for MPRFGSSQFAFPEFSGATRRLILINLTAYFLLLLATTAKLFDPLAVMAHFGLYPPNFMVGQIWQPLTYSFIHLSLIGTLLELLSLWFLCGFLEQMHGGQWMTRLYAASVVGAALTAIVIYEIGLHTGHPQESVALTGCLGGIFGLITAIGVLHGDLQFQMFFVIGIKAKYLAIIYALIALAETFGELRVYAFAQLGGGLAAILYVKYAPRGSRGRGIGVSLSERWYGLRNQYFRWKRRRAASKFQVYMKKQGRIVRFDGQGRLIDDDDVKHDDRTRWN; via the coding sequence ATGCCCAGGTTTGGTTCTTCTCAATTCGCGTTTCCTGAGTTCTCCGGTGCCACGCGGCGGCTGATTCTGATCAATCTGACGGCGTATTTTTTGCTGCTGCTGGCGACAACAGCCAAATTGTTCGATCCTCTGGCGGTGATGGCGCATTTCGGGCTCTATCCGCCGAATTTTATGGTCGGGCAAATCTGGCAGCCGCTGACCTACAGCTTCATCCACCTATCGTTGATCGGAACACTGCTGGAGCTGCTTTCGCTCTGGTTCTTGTGCGGATTCCTCGAACAGATGCATGGTGGGCAATGGATGACCCGGCTCTATGCCGCCTCCGTCGTAGGCGCTGCACTGACCGCAATCGTCATCTACGAGATTGGACTTCATACCGGTCATCCGCAGGAATCCGTGGCCCTGACCGGTTGCCTTGGCGGTATCTTTGGGCTGATCACCGCAATCGGAGTACTGCACGGGGATTTGCAGTTTCAGATGTTTTTCGTGATCGGGATCAAGGCCAAGTATCTCGCGATCATCTACGCTCTCATCGCCCTGGCAGAGACATTCGGTGAATTGCGCGTGTACGCGTTTGCACAGCTCGGCGGCGGCCTGGCTGCGATTTTATATGTGAAGTACGCACCACGAGGTAGTCGCGGACGTGGGATTGGCGTTTCTCTGAGCGAGCGATGGTACGGCCTGCGTAACCAATACTTCCGTTGGAAGCGGCGCCGCGCTGCCAGCAAGTTTCAGGTCTACATGAAGAAGCAGGGACGGATCGTACGCTTCGATGGACAGGGCCGGCTGATCGATGACGACGATGTGAAACACGACGACCGGACGCGCTGGAACTAG
- a CDS encoding type II toxin-antitoxin system VapC family toxin: MSGRLQYLLDTNVLSETRRKQADERVLAFLARVEPESLYISVLTLGELRKGVAIKRRTDPEAADRLAQWVDGLEYSFADRILGLDAATARLWGELSAERPRPVVDTLLAATAIVHQLTLVTRNTQDVQDIQVDLLNPW, encoded by the coding sequence GTGAGCGGTCGTCTGCAATATCTTCTGGATACGAATGTACTTTCTGAAACGCGCCGGAAGCAGGCAGATGAGCGGGTCCTCGCGTTTCTTGCGCGTGTGGAACCGGAGTCACTCTACATCAGCGTCCTGACTTTAGGCGAGCTGCGCAAAGGCGTAGCCATCAAGCGCCGAACCGACCCGGAGGCCGCGGACAGACTCGCTCAGTGGGTCGACGGCCTGGAGTATAGTTTTGCCGATCGCATTCTTGGACTCGATGCGGCCACGGCCAGGTTGTGGGGAGAGTTATCTGCTGAGCGACCACGCCCAGTGGTCGATACGTTGCTTGCCGCAACTGCAATCGTGCATCAACTTACGCTGGTTACTCGAAACACGCAGGACGTGCAGGATATACAAGTCGATCTGTTGAATCCGTGGTGA
- a CDS encoding type II toxin-antitoxin system Phd/YefM family antitoxin, producing MSVWQVQEAKTRLSEVIEDAHSKGPQFITRHGTERAVVLSIADYRSLTAHKPNFRDYLLGGPKVDSFDVERDRDTGREINL from the coding sequence ATGTCGGTCTGGCAGGTACAGGAAGCAAAAACTCGTCTGAGCGAGGTGATTGAGGACGCTCATAGCAAGGGGCCTCAGTTCATTACTCGCCATGGGACGGAAAGAGCAGTTGTTCTTTCCATTGCTGACTATCGTTCTCTGACGGCTCATAAGCCAAACTTCAGGGATTACCTTCTCGGTGGCCCAAAAGTCGACAGCTTTGATGTAGAGCGAGATCGCGACACTGGACGGGAAATCAATCTGTGA
- the fabD gene encoding ACP S-malonyltransferase produces MTTKKIAFLFPGQGSQAVGMGRILAERYPVAAQTFAEADEALGLSLSRIFFDGPEEELRLTENTQPAILAVSIAAWRVLAEHDVHPAFAAGHSLGEWSAHVAAGTLSFADAVRAVKARGRAMQAAVPAGQGAMAAVLSLAADQVAEACAEAAAETGLPVSPANFNTPDQTVISGAAAAVEKAVELVKGRGARKVVMLAVSAPFHCALMQPAQEEVARVLSGLTLADPSIPVAANVSGTLVTTADAAKQALIDQVTGAVRWSECAQALIASGTELFVEVGPGRVLTGLLRQIDRSQKCVNVEDVVSLEKTLAEVNSTSV; encoded by the coding sequence ATGACTACAAAGAAGATTGCTTTTCTCTTTCCGGGACAGGGTTCGCAGGCCGTAGGTATGGGGCGAATTCTCGCCGAGCGCTATCCTGTCGCTGCCCAAACATTTGCCGAGGCCGATGAAGCCTTGGGCCTTTCGCTCAGCCGGATTTTCTTTGACGGCCCGGAAGAAGAGCTGCGGCTGACGGAGAACACGCAGCCCGCTATTTTGGCGGTAAGCATCGCGGCCTGGCGCGTGCTGGCCGAGCACGATGTGCACCCGGCATTTGCCGCCGGACATTCACTCGGCGAGTGGTCAGCGCACGTAGCGGCTGGCACTCTGAGCTTTGCCGACGCAGTACGCGCAGTTAAAGCTCGCGGACGGGCGATGCAGGCGGCTGTGCCTGCAGGCCAGGGCGCAATGGCTGCAGTGCTTTCGCTGGCCGCCGATCAGGTAGCCGAGGCCTGCGCCGAGGCTGCCGCGGAGACCGGGCTGCCCGTATCGCCTGCCAATTTCAACACTCCCGACCAGACCGTGATCTCAGGCGCCGCCGCAGCAGTCGAAAAAGCCGTGGAACTGGTGAAAGGTCGCGGAGCGCGCAAGGTGGTGATGCTCGCGGTGAGCGCGCCGTTCCATTGCGCCCTGATGCAGCCCGCCCAGGAGGAAGTAGCACGAGTGCTATCCGGCCTGACTTTGGCCGACCCCTCGATCCCTGTAGCAGCAAACGTCAGCGGCACACTGGTGACAACCGCAGACGCAGCAAAACAGGCACTCATCGATCAGGTAACAGGAGCGGTACGCTGGTCGGAATGCGCGCAGGCACTGATTGCATCCGGTACCGAGCTTTTTGTCGAAGTAGGCCCCGGGCGCGTATTGACCGGACTGCTAAGGCAGATCGATCGCTCCCAGAAGTGCGTCAATGTTGAGGATGTAGTGAGCCTGGAAAAAACGCTGGCGGAAGTGAATTCCACCAGCGTGTAG